In Streptomyces sp. TLI_146, the genomic stretch GACCACTCGCCCGTCGTGGGCACCATCCAGAAGTCCTTCGGCTACAAGCACTCCACGCTGGTGGCGGTGGCGGCGGCGCTGCTCGTCTACGCGCTGATCGAGATCGTGGAGGCCGTCGGGCTGTGGCGGGCCGACCGCTGGGCGGAGTATCTGACCGTGGTCGCCACGGCGATGTTCCTGCCGCTGGAGGTCTACGAGCTCACCGAGAAGATCAGCTACCTCAAGATCGTCACGCTGGGGCTCAACATCCTCGCCGTGCTCTACATCCTGCTCTCCAAGCGCCTGTTCGGCCTGCGCGGCGGGCGGGCAGCCTTTGAGGCGGAGAGGCACAGCGCGTCGCTGATGGAGGTCGAGGCGACGGCCGGCCTCGCGGTGGGGACGACGTGAAGGGAACCGGCACGATGAGCGACACGAGCAAGAAGTTCGCAGTGGTACTCGCCCTGCTCCTGGGCACGGCCCTGGTGGCCCCGGCGGCGGCCGAGGCGGCGCCGGGCGCGGTGGTGCGGACGGTGTCGGTGACGGCACCGGTGGCGGCGCCCGACGCGCTCGCGGGCACGGCCGCCGCGCACCGGACCCACGGCAAGTCGTCCCATGTGACGCTCGCCAAGCCCAAGAAGAAGAAAAAGAAGAAGAGCTTCCTCAAGAAGCTGGGCATCTTCCTGCTGGTGATCTTCCTGCTCTTCGTGGCGGCCGTGATCCTGGTGATCTGGCTGATCGTGCGGCGCATCCGCAGGCGCCGCACGAGCCACTGACGTACACCCGTACACTCGTACACCGGTCAGGGCAGCAGCGCCCGCTCCCCGTCGGTGAGGACCAGATCGGCGGCCGCCGCCGAGTCCCGTACGGACTCGGGGCGGCTGCCGCCCGGAATGGGGATCACGTTCGGCGAGCGGTCGAGCAACCAGGCCAGGGCGATCTGCTGCGGGCTGACGCCCCGGGCGCGGGCCACGGAGTGGAACCCGTCGTACGAGGAGTCGGCGGCGATCGCCGAAGCCCCGTCCAGCGAGCTCCGCGAGATCCCGCCGAGCGGACTCCACGGCAGGAACGCGATCCCCAGCTCGGCGGTGAGCCGCAGCTCGGGCTCGGCGTCGCGGACGGCGGGGGAGTACCGGTTCTGCACGGACACCAGCCGGTCCCCGAGGACGTCGTGGGCCTGCCGGATCTGGTCGGCGTCGACGTTGGAGATCCCG encodes the following:
- a CDS encoding DUF2127 domain-containing protein, whose product is MKIDWDRRTCARRGHVTYEPSEAELRERLRAHTGLGEAWRCLRCGDFALGTPHGSGPAEDAPLVPRGKVLRDLFILRFLAVERLVRGVFIVLVAAAVWKFSNSQDSVRRLFDENLDVFRPVFQHFHYDLDHSPVVGTIQKSFGYKHSTLVAVAAALLVYALIEIVEAVGLWRADRWAEYLTVVATAMFLPLEVYELTEKISYLKIVTLGLNILAVLYILLSKRLFGLRGGRAAFEAERHSASLMEVEATAGLAVGTT